From the genome of Candidatus Hydrogenedens sp., one region includes:
- a CDS encoding sugar phosphate isomerase/epimerase, with product MTPNSSNSRKIAIQLYTVRDELSKNLEATFQKLKEIGYSYVEIADIGERSIFEFVERLNKYSLTPISMHVDFLLLQQNPNDIFSNAKAVGINKIVVPWIDPQIWQDEAILSQVLSQLEQLGIQAEEQGVALSYHNHAHELVTSGNGYLLDNLINLAPHVSLELDIGWAYVATHQDPWDIVQRYNERIALFHLKDVRSVNPLMFTELGNEGKILWQDLLSKIAKVNRSDWIIEQDTDFEKTSIDSAEKSLSYLSTIIL from the coding sequence ATGACACCGAATTCCTCAAATTCCCGTAAAATTGCTATCCAACTTTATACAGTTCGTGATGAGTTATCAAAGAATTTGGAAGCGACTTTCCAAAAGCTGAAAGAAATAGGATATTCGTATGTGGAAATAGCAGATATAGGGGAGAGGTCTATCTTTGAATTTGTAGAAAGATTAAATAAATACAGCCTTACTCCGATCAGTATGCATGTTGATTTCCTTTTGCTACAGCAGAATCCAAATGATATTTTTAGTAATGCAAAAGCAGTGGGTATAAATAAAATTGTTGTTCCTTGGATAGACCCTCAAATATGGCAGGATGAAGCAATATTATCACAAGTGTTAAGCCAATTGGAGCAATTAGGCATACAGGCTGAAGAACAAGGGGTAGCTTTATCTTATCACAATCATGCTCATGAACTTGTGACCTCGGGGAATGGTTATTTATTGGATAACCTTATTAACTTAGCTCCTCATGTTTCACTTGAGTTAGATATTGGGTGGGCTTATGTGGCGACACATCAAGACCCTTGGGATATTGTGCAAAGATATAATGAGCGTATTGCTTTATTCCATCTTAAAGATGTTCGTTCTGTAAATCCATTAATGTTTACTGAATTGGGAAATGAGGGAAAAATTCTCTGGCAGGATTTATTGTCCAAAATTGCAAAAGTTAACCGAAGCGACTGGATAATAGAACAAGATACAGATTTTGAAAAAACATCAATAGATAGTGCGGAAAAAAGTCTGAGTTATCTTTCAACGATTATTTTATAA
- a CDS encoding sugar phosphate isomerase/epimerase → MRFGLQLYSVREPAKKDLQGTLKKVREIGFEYVQWSGMPDLPANEIRNALDNAGLKAISAHISIEEFEKNFDEQVQFWQTVGVTDLAPGGMMSDCRANSEVWLKGCARLDALGARLRLKNLRLSYHNHDWELQPFPNQSVSKLDMLLQSTCADNLYAEFDLAWIYVGGSNPANWLKKYPKRCPVIHVKDVRIEKKAIGKKHVIVPLGKGDLNWDEILPSAKTAQVEWYFYEQDSFQGDIFEEVSESYNFLKKRLSS, encoded by the coding sequence ATGCGGTTTGGGTTGCAACTTTATAGTGTTCGTGAACCTGCCAAGAAAGATTTGCAGGGTACACTTAAAAAGGTTCGTGAAATAGGGTTTGAATATGTACAGTGGAGTGGAATGCCAGACCTACCAGCAAATGAAATTCGAAATGCATTAGATAATGCAGGTTTGAAGGCGATATCTGCTCACATTAGTATAGAAGAGTTTGAAAAAAACTTTGATGAACAGGTTCAGTTCTGGCAGACAGTCGGTGTTACGGATCTTGCTCCGGGTGGGATGATGTCTGATTGTCGTGCAAATTCTGAAGTGTGGTTAAAAGGATGTGCTCGACTTGATGCATTAGGAGCACGCCTCCGCTTGAAGAATTTGCGATTGTCATATCACAATCATGACTGGGAATTACAACCGTTTCCAAATCAATCCGTTTCCAAACTTGATATGTTATTACAGTCAACATGTGCAGATAACCTGTATGCGGAATTTGATTTAGCATGGATTTATGTTGGTGGTTCAAATCCTGCTAACTGGTTGAAAAAATATCCTAAACGGTGTCCAGTAATTCATGTTAAAGATGTTCGTATAGAGAAAAAGGCAATAGGGAAGAAGCATGTAATTGTTCCCTTAGGGAAGGGTGACTTAAATTGGGATGAGATTTTACCCTCAGCAAAGACAGCCCAAGTAGAATGGTATTTTTATGAGCAGGACTCATTTCAAGGTGATATTTTTGAAGAAGTTTCGGAAAGCTACAATTTCCTGAAAAAACGTCTTTCATCCTAA
- the rplQ gene encoding 50S ribosomal protein L17: protein MRHRKAGRRLGRNTSHREALMRSLMCALFRHDAIETGLMKAKELRQFAEPIITLAKEDTVHHRRLAFARLRDNDVVTRLFKEIGPACAERPGGYTRILRLDHRLGDGSPLARVEIIDMVEKKEAKPTKK from the coding sequence ATGCGACATCGTAAAGCAGGACGCCGATTGGGTAGAAATACATCTCATAGAGAGGCTCTAATGCGTAGTCTTATGTGTGCCTTATTCCGCCATGATGCTATTGAAACTGGTCTGATGAAGGCTAAAGAACTGAGACAATTTGCAGAGCCAATCATCACCCTCGCTAAGGAGGATACGGTACATCACAGACGGTTAGCCTTTGCACGACTACGAGACAACGATGTAGTAACACGATTATTTAAAGAGATTGGTCCCGCATGTGCAGAGAGACCAGGTGGATATACACGTATCCTTCGTTTGGACCATCGTTTGGGTGATGGTTCACCGTTAGCACGAGTTGAGATAATTGATATGGTTGAAAAGAAAGAAGCAAAACCTACAAAGAAATAG
- a CDS encoding DNA-directed RNA polymerase subunit alpha, with product MVAKDFIIPEAVQFEPTSNERYARIIVEPFERGYGITVGNALRRVLLASLEGSAITAINIEGIYHEFSALPGFQEDVTDLVLNLKRCQVSLTQGDSLIFSFEHTGEKTICAKDLFKNQPVEVFNPDHVIAVAVRPDAKLKMEVKVSRGRGYIPAEELELGHAERGTIYLDANFSPVIKVNFQVEDARVGQKTDYDRLILDIWTNGSITPEKALEEASSLLIDHLRIFVKQEKIKLKSEEEEEREELLEKQKLDALLLKPIEQVEFPQRALNCFRNARIKTLGELITYSEESLSRLPNLGTTTLLKVKEVLDKYGLSLGTKKEKGHGRGKQGRVDFHEPGVQGGVSDSEDFIAETMIKEEQED from the coding sequence ATGGTAGCGAAAGATTTTATTATTCCGGAAGCGGTACAATTTGAACCGACTTCAAATGAACGTTATGCACGTATTATCGTGGAACCCTTCGAACGGGGATATGGTATCACCGTGGGGAATGCATTACGAAGGGTGCTTCTGGCTTCTCTTGAAGGAAGTGCCATTACTGCTATTAACATTGAAGGAATTTATCACGAATTTTCAGCACTCCCCGGTTTTCAAGAAGATGTAACGGACTTAGTATTAAACCTCAAAAGATGCCAGGTTTCTCTAACACAAGGCGATTCTCTTATTTTTTCATTTGAACATACAGGTGAAAAAACAATTTGTGCAAAAGATTTATTTAAGAACCAACCTGTTGAGGTGTTTAATCCGGACCATGTTATAGCGGTTGCGGTTCGTCCGGACGCCAAGTTAAAGATGGAGGTGAAGGTATCGCGGGGTAGAGGATATATCCCAGCAGAGGAATTAGAATTAGGGCATGCTGAACGTGGGACAATTTATTTAGATGCTAACTTTTCTCCCGTTATTAAGGTAAATTTTCAGGTAGAAGATGCACGAGTTGGCCAAAAAACAGATTATGACCGTCTTATCCTTGACATTTGGACTAATGGCTCTATTACCCCTGAAAAGGCATTAGAAGAGGCTTCTTCCTTATTAATTGACCATCTCAGGATTTTTGTTAAGCAGGAGAAAATAAAGTTGAAAAGTGAAGAGGAAGAAGAACGAGAAGAACTTCTCGAAAAACAAAAATTAGATGCATTGTTATTGAAACCTATTGAACAAGTTGAATTTCCACAACGGGCTCTTAATTGTTTCCGTAATGCGAGAATTAAAACACTCGGTGAGTTGATAACTTATTCAGAAGAATCTTTGTCACGTCTGCCGAATTTGGGAACCACAACATTGTTAAAGGTAAAAGAGGTTCTTGACAAATATGGCTTATCGTTGGGAACGAAAAAGGAGAAAGGACACGGACGTGGTAAACAAGGTCGTGTAGATTTCCATGAGCCTGGGGTTCAAGGTGGAGTAAGCGACTCGGAAGATTTTATTGCTGAGACAATGATAAAAGAAGAACAGGAAGACTAA
- the rpsK gene encoding 30S ribosomal protein S11, producing the protein MQRDKGKSRAKKKRIILSVSSGNAYIQATFNNTIVSITDPQGNVVSWSSAGQVGFSGSRKSTAYAAQLAAEQAAKRAIEMGLREVSVFVNGPGAGRESAIRAIQAAGLNVTLIKDTTPIPHNGCRPRKRRRV; encoded by the coding sequence GTGCAACGAGACAAAGGAAAATCAAGAGCAAAAAAGAAGAGAATTATTCTAAGTGTATCCTCTGGAAATGCTTATATTCAAGCAACATTTAACAACACGATTGTTTCAATAACAGACCCACAGGGCAATGTCGTATCTTGGTCCAGTGCAGGTCAGGTAGGCTTTAGCGGTTCACGGAAAAGCACTGCTTATGCGGCACAACTCGCTGCAGAACAGGCTGCTAAACGTGCTATCGAAATGGGATTGCGTGAAGTTAGTGTTTTTGTAAACGGTCCCGGTGCTGGTCGAGAATCTGCTATTCGTGCGATTCAGGCAGCGGGTCTGAATGTTACGTTAATTAAAGATACGACTCCTATTCCGCACAATGGTTGTCGTCCACGTAAGAGAAGAAGAGTATAA
- the rpsM gene encoding 30S ribosomal protein S13 — MARVVGVDLPKDKRVEIALAYIYGIGPSRAREILANTNINPNIRVRDLTDEQANTLSSYIQSHYKVEGDLRREISANIKRLMDISCYRGTRHKKGLPVRGQRTHTNARTRKGPRRIASKKK; from the coding sequence ATGGCTCGTGTTGTAGGTGTTGATTTGCCAAAGGATAAAAGAGTAGAAATTGCATTGGCTTACATTTATGGAATAGGTCCGAGTCGTGCTCGTGAGATTCTTGCAAATACGAATATCAATCCGAATATCCGTGTGCGAGATTTGACAGACGAGCAGGCAAACACATTGTCTTCCTATATCCAAAGCCATTACAAAGTAGAAGGTGATTTGCGTCGTGAAATTTCCGCAAATATAAAACGGCTTATGGATATTAGTTGCTATCGTGGGACACGCCATAAGAAAGGGTTGCCTGTTCGTGGCCAGAGGACTCATACCAATGCTCGGACACGAAAAGGACCACGTAGAATCGCTTCAAAGAAGAAATAA
- the rpmJ gene encoding 50S ribosomal protein L36: MKVRSSVKKICEKCKIIRRHGQVRVICDNPKHKQKQG, from the coding sequence ATGAAGGTAAGAAGCTCAGTTAAAAAGATATGTGAGAAATGCAAAATTATTCGCAGACACGGTCAAGTCCGTGTTATTTGTGACAATCCAAAACATAAACAAAAACAGGGATAA
- the infA gene encoding translation initiation factor IF-1 yields MKEKPIEVEGIVMEPLPNCMFRVQLKNGHTILAHVSGKMRMNFIRILPGDKVKVEMSPYDLTRGRITYRFKQSGPVNG; encoded by the coding sequence ATGAAAGAAAAACCAATTGAAGTTGAAGGTATCGTAATGGAGCCCTTACCTAACTGTATGTTTCGTGTGCAGTTAAAGAATGGGCATACGATACTTGCACATGTATCAGGAAAGATGCGGATGAATTTCATCCGTATATTACCGGGTGATAAGGTAAAGGTGGAGATGTCGCCTTATGACCTTACACGCGGAAGAATAACATATCGTTTTAAACAATCAGGACCCGTTAACGGTTAA
- the map gene encoding type I methionyl aminopeptidase: protein MVVIRSEWEIELLRTANQIVAEVLATLAENIRPGITTKELDRIAEEMIRERGAVPSFKGYRGYPSATCISIENEVVHGIPGKRTLKEGEIVSIDVGTCYCGYYGDAAVTVPCGNVDSQRKKLIDTTDLALSRAIAEAKEGNTINDIGKVIENTCKKEGFSVVRDFVGHGIGTEMHEPLQIPNFDTGRPGVRLRAGMVLAIEPMVNMGTSGIRILDDGWTAVTQDGLPSAHFEHSIVVRKDRGEILSTSERLVWGQRTN, encoded by the coding sequence ATGGTTGTAATTCGCTCTGAATGGGAGATTGAACTGCTCCGTACCGCAAATCAGATTGTTGCTGAGGTTTTAGCTACTTTGGCAGAGAACATAAGACCGGGAATAACAACGAAAGAGTTGGATAGGATTGCCGAAGAAATGATACGTGAACGTGGGGCAGTCCCATCGTTCAAAGGGTATCGTGGCTATCCATCGGCGACATGTATCTCAATAGAGAACGAAGTAGTTCATGGTATTCCTGGGAAACGAACATTAAAAGAAGGAGAAATTGTGAGTATCGATGTTGGCACATGTTATTGTGGATATTACGGCGACGCTGCGGTAACCGTCCCGTGTGGCAATGTTGATTCTCAACGGAAAAAGTTAATAGATACAACTGACCTGGCACTTTCGCGTGCAATTGCGGAAGCAAAAGAAGGAAATACTATTAACGATATTGGCAAAGTGATAGAGAATACATGTAAAAAAGAAGGTTTTTCTGTGGTTCGTGATTTTGTAGGGCACGGCATTGGCACTGAAATGCATGAGCCTCTCCAAATTCCGAACTTTGATACTGGTAGACCGGGTGTCCGATTAAGGGCAGGAATGGTTCTTGCCATTGAGCCTATGGTTAATATGGGCACATCAGGCATCCGAATTTTGGATGATGGTTGGACAGCTGTAACACAGGATGGATTGCCAAGTGCTCATTTTGAACATAGTATTGTAGTTCGCAAAGACAGAGGAGAAATTCTGTCTACAAGCGAACGACTTGTATGGGGACAACGAACTAATTAG
- the secY gene encoding preprotein translocase subunit SecY gives MSQPIEAFKNAFKIPELKSRIIFTLIMLAIYRLGCHVPAPGIDGAALAQKISQGGGLLGFYDMFSGGAFARATVFTLGIMPYITASIILSLLIPIIPALEKLQKEGQQGQQKINDYTRYGTIVLCVIQSIGIAWFLQGLGREIVPNPGPVFIFTCVLSFTTGAAFVMWIGEQVSEFGIGNGMSLIIFTSIVSRMPAALRHLFQLVFVSKQLNMFQALILVFLMVAVIAGAIAITTGQRRIPVQYPRQVKGKRVSGGQKTYLPLRVNQAGVIPIIFASSILSLPAYLGDTIRVPILEWIIRQLFYPGNIGYAICYGGLIIFFSFFYTAITFNPVEIADNMKKYGGVIVGVRPGKATAEYLNHIMTRITLAGSIFLAVIALLPEAVYFFIKVPDWTIVQFFGGTSLLILVGVALDTIKQIEQHLLMRHYDGFSGKAGRIRSRRMF, from the coding sequence GTGTCTCAACCTATCGAGGCGTTTAAAAATGCATTCAAAATACCGGAATTAAAAAGCCGAATTATTTTTACCCTTATCATGCTGGCTATATACCGTCTCGGTTGTCATGTGCCGGCACCCGGTATTGATGGAGCGGCATTAGCTCAAAAGATTAGTCAAGGTGGTGGGTTGCTTGGTTTTTATGATATGTTTAGTGGGGGTGCATTTGCACGGGCTACAGTATTTACATTAGGTATTATGCCATATATTACAGCATCAATTATTCTCTCATTGCTTATCCCTATTATTCCAGCATTGGAAAAATTACAAAAGGAAGGGCAACAAGGTCAACAGAAGATTAATGATTATACGCGTTATGGAACAATTGTCCTTTGTGTTATACAGTCGATAGGTATTGCGTGGTTTCTGCAAGGATTAGGTAGGGAAATTGTTCCTAATCCGGGACCTGTATTTATTTTTACCTGTGTTTTATCGTTTACAACAGGTGCTGCGTTTGTGATGTGGATCGGTGAGCAGGTTAGTGAATTTGGTATAGGTAATGGAATGTCCTTGATTATTTTTACAAGTATTGTTTCACGAATGCCGGCAGCATTGAGGCATCTTTTCCAGTTGGTTTTTGTCTCAAAGCAATTGAATATGTTTCAGGCATTAATCCTTGTCTTCTTAATGGTTGCTGTGATAGCTGGTGCTATTGCAATAACCACTGGGCAGAGACGTATTCCGGTTCAGTATCCGAGACAGGTAAAAGGGAAAAGAGTTTCCGGCGGGCAAAAAACCTATTTGCCTCTTCGGGTAAATCAAGCAGGTGTTATTCCTATCATATTTGCAAGTTCTATTTTATCTCTTCCTGCTTACTTAGGGGATACCATTCGAGTACCCATTCTTGAATGGATTATCCGACAACTGTTTTATCCTGGTAATATTGGATATGCAATATGTTATGGTGGACTGATTATTTTCTTCTCATTTTTCTACACGGCCATTACATTCAATCCGGTTGAAATTGCAGATAATATGAAGAAATATGGAGGTGTTATTGTCGGTGTTCGTCCGGGCAAAGCGACAGCGGAATATCTGAATCATATTATGACACGGATTACCCTTGCGGGTTCTATATTCCTTGCAGTTATTGCGCTTCTTCCTGAGGCTGTTTATTTCTTTATCAAAGTGCCTGATTGGACAATAGTACAGTTCTTTGGTGGAACAAGTTTGCTAATATTGGTAGGTGTCGCATTAGATACAATTAAACAAATTGAGCAACACTTATTGATGCGACATTATGACGGATTTAGCGGGAAGGCAGGACGCATTCGTTCCCGTAGAATGTTTTAA
- the rplO gene encoding 50S ribosomal protein L15, producing the protein MELHALTYTSGTRKRKKRVGRGPSSGHGKTSCRGHKGAQSRSGYAKNPGFEGGQMPLHRRLPKRGFHHIKRIKMSIVNIELLEKYFDTGVTITAEDLIKKGLAKKERGGVKILGKGELTKPLNIIAQAVSPSAKQKIESAGGTITIKPIVEKNEEVATQNVR; encoded by the coding sequence ATGGAACTACATGCATTAACCTATACATCAGGAACAAGAAAAAGAAAGAAGAGAGTCGGTAGAGGACCAAGTTCTGGACATGGTAAGACGTCATGCCGTGGCCATAAAGGTGCTCAATCACGTTCAGGTTATGCTAAAAATCCTGGATTTGAAGGTGGGCAAATGCCATTGCATCGCCGTCTACCAAAGAGAGGTTTCCACCATATCAAACGGATTAAGATGTCTATTGTGAATATTGAGTTGTTAGAGAAATACTTTGATACAGGTGTAACAATAACGGCTGAAGATTTAATCAAAAAAGGTTTGGCTAAGAAAGAACGTGGTGGAGTTAAGATTTTAGGTAAAGGTGAATTAACGAAGCCGTTGAACATTATAGCCCAGGCAGTTTCTCCGTCAGCAAAGCAAAAAATAGAAAGTGCTGGTGGAACGATTACAATAAAACCCATCGTGGAAAAAAATGAAGAAGTTGCAACACAAAATGTAAGATAA